One Paraburkholderia caffeinilytica DNA segment encodes these proteins:
- the tnpC gene encoding Tn3 family transposase post-transcriptional regulator TnpC: protein MTARPAITTTCFGDVDTAALERLESSYDTTRLLTAVDIVDRLRAQLHDPEGLRDDLLGIHSMAHAVLNGAPSVPSRHDGSFPEQVLDALHLIDEFIVELTRVRTILDPLEALYPDDAFGED from the coding sequence ATGACTGCACGCCCGGCCATCACTACGACCTGTTTCGGCGATGTCGACACCGCCGCGCTTGAGCGGCTCGAATCGAGCTACGACACAACCCGCTTGCTGACCGCCGTCGATATCGTCGATCGCCTCCGCGCGCAGTTGCACGATCCCGAAGGGCTGCGCGATGATCTGCTGGGAATTCACAGCATGGCGCACGCGGTCTTGAACGGCGCACCGTCTGTGCCATCGCGACACGATGGCTCCTTTCCGGAGCAGGTGCTGGATGCACTGCACCTGATTGACGAATTTATCGTAGAACTGACGCGGGTGAGAACGATTCTTGATCCGCTCGAAGCGTTGTACCCGGACGATGCGTTCGGCGAAGATTGA
- the dnaK gene encoding molecular chaperone DnaK, with amino-acid sequence MGKIIGIDLGTTNSCVALMEGSQVKVIENSEGARTTPSIVAYMDEDEVLVGAPAKRQAVTNPKNTLFAVKRLIGRRYEEKEVQKDIGLMPFRIFKADNGDAWVEAQDKKLAPPQVSAEVLRKMKKTAEEYLREPVTEAVITVPAYFNDSQRQATKDAGRIAGLEVRRIINEPTAAALAFGLDKQENRDRKIAVFDLGGGTFDISIIEIADVQGEKQFEVLSTNGDTFLGGEDFDQRIIDYIIGEFKKEQGVDLSKDVLALQRLKEAAEKAKIELSSTQQTEINLPYITADASGPRHLTLKLTRAKLEALVEDLIERTMEPCRIAIKDAAVAVDKIDDVILVGGMTRMPRVQDKVRAFFGREPRKDVNPDEAVAAGAAIQGAVLAGERKDVLLLDVTPLSLGIETQGGVMTRMIEKNTTIPTKFSEIFSTADDNQPAVTVKVYQGEREMVTGNKLLGEFSLEGIPPSPRGVPQIEVTFDIDANGILHVSAKDKATGKESRITIKANSGLSEEEIQKMVRDAEAHAAEDHRMRELVDARNHGDALVHSTKKALTEYGDKLEAGEKEKIEAAIKELEGALKGSDKAEIDARVHALATASQKLGEKLYADVQSQAASGSEGSASQEAGGGTREEDVVDAEFKEVKTKR; translated from the coding sequence ATGGGCAAGATCATCGGCATCGACCTCGGCACCACGAACTCGTGCGTGGCGCTGATGGAAGGCAGTCAGGTCAAGGTAATCGAAAATTCGGAAGGTGCGCGCACCACGCCGTCGATCGTCGCCTACATGGACGAGGACGAAGTGCTCGTCGGCGCACCGGCGAAGCGCCAGGCCGTGACCAATCCAAAAAACACGCTGTTTGCCGTCAAGCGGTTGATCGGCCGCCGCTACGAAGAGAAGGAAGTGCAGAAGGACATCGGCCTGATGCCTTTCAGAATTTTCAAGGCCGACAACGGCGACGCATGGGTCGAGGCGCAGGACAAGAAGCTTGCCCCGCCGCAGGTATCGGCGGAGGTGCTGCGCAAGATGAAGAAGACCGCCGAGGAATACCTCCGCGAACCTGTCACTGAAGCCGTCATCACGGTGCCCGCCTACTTCAACGACAGCCAGCGGCAGGCCACGAAGGACGCCGGCCGCATCGCCGGCCTTGAAGTAAGGCGGATCATCAACGAGCCGACTGCGGCGGCGCTCGCGTTCGGCCTGGACAAGCAGGAAAACCGTGACCGCAAGATCGCCGTGTTCGACCTCGGCGGCGGCACCTTTGACATCTCCATCATCGAGATCGCCGACGTGCAGGGCGAGAAACAGTTCGAAGTGCTCTCGACCAACGGCGACACGTTCCTTGGCGGCGAGGACTTCGACCAGCGCATCATCGACTACATCATCGGCGAGTTCAAGAAGGAGCAAGGCGTCGACCTGTCGAAGGACGTGCTCGCACTGCAGCGCCTGAAGGAGGCGGCCGAAAAGGCGAAGATCGAACTGTCGTCGACCCAGCAGACCGAAATCAATCTGCCGTATATCACGGCCGACGCGAGCGGACCCAGGCATCTCACGCTGAAGCTCACGCGGGCCAAGCTCGAAGCACTGGTCGAAGATCTGATCGAGCGCACGATGGAGCCATGCCGCATCGCCATCAAGGACGCCGCCGTGGCAGTGGACAAGATCGATGACGTGATTCTGGTGGGCGGGATGACCCGCATGCCCAGGGTGCAGGACAAGGTTCGGGCGTTTTTCGGCCGCGAGCCGCGCAAGGACGTCAATCCTGACGAAGCCGTGGCGGCGGGCGCGGCCATCCAGGGCGCGGTGCTCGCAGGTGAGCGCAAGGACGTGCTGCTGCTTGACGTCACGCCGCTGTCGCTCGGCATCGAAACACAGGGCGGCGTGATGACCAGGATGATCGAGAAGAACACCACCATCCCGACCAAATTCTCGGAGATTTTCTCCACCGCCGACGACAACCAGCCTGCCGTGACGGTCAAGGTCTATCAGGGCGAGCGCGAGATGGTCACGGGCAACAAGCTGCTGGGCGAGTTCAGCCTCGAAGGCATCCCACCATCGCCGCGCGGCGTGCCGCAGATCGAGGTGACGTTCGACATCGACGCGAATGGCATCCTGCACGTGTCGGCCAAAGACAAGGCGACCGGCAAGGAAAGCCGCATCACCATCAAGGCCAATTCAGGTCTGTCCGAGGAGGAAATACAGAAGATGGTGAGGGATGCCGAGGCCCACGCCGCTGAAGATCACCGGATGCGTGAGCTGGTTGACGCGCGTAACCATGGCGATGCCCTGGTGCATAGCACGAAGAAGGCGCTCACCGAGTACGGCGACAAGCTGGAGGCGGGTGAGAAGGAAAAGATCGAAGCCGCGATCAAGGAGCTCGAGGGAGCGCTCAAGGGATCCGACAAGGCCGAGATCGACGCCCGGGTGCATGCGCTCGCCACGGCCTCGCAGAAGCTCGGCGAAAAGCTGTATGCCGACGTGCAGTCGCAGGCAGCCAGTGGCTCAGAAGGCTCGGCCAGTCAGGAGGCCGGTGGCGGAACAAGGGAGGAGGACGTGGTCGATGCCGAGTTCAAGGAGGTGAAGACGAAGCGGTAA
- the groL gene encoding chaperonin GroEL (60 kDa chaperone family; promotes refolding of misfolded polypeptides especially under stressful conditions; forms two stacked rings of heptamers to form a barrel-shaped 14mer; ends can be capped by GroES; misfolded proteins enter the barrel where they are refolded when GroES binds) — MAAKDVKFHDLARHRILTGVNLLADAVKVTLGPRGRNVVLERSFGAPTVTKDGVTVAKQIELRDRFENMGAQMVRQVAAKTSDVAGDGTTTATVLAQVIVREGMKYVAAGLNPMDLKRGIDQAAAVVVEELRKLSRAVTTSKEITQVGAISANADEEIGRIIAEAMEKVGKDGAITLEEGKSLQSELEVVEGMQFDRGWLSPYFITDPEKQLAVLEEPYILVHDRKISSIHDLLPVLEAVAKVGKPLLIIAEDVEGEALTTLVVNSLRGILKTVAVKAPGFGDRRKAMLEDIATLTGGLVISEETGKQLEKVALEDLGRAKRVEVEKEATTIIDGAGDRKTIDGRIQTIRRQIEETTSDFDREKLQERIAKLSGGVAVIKVGAATEVEMKERKARVEDALHATRAAVEEGIVPGGGVALLRARAALKELRGANTDQDAGIRIVLRALEEPLRQIALNAGEEPSVVLNRVLEQSGNFGWNAATDTYGDLMEMGVVDPTKVTRTTLQNAASVAGLILTTDAVVAELPKEEARPAVSPPEMEY; from the coding sequence ATGGCAGCCAAGGACGTCAAGTTTCACGATCTCGCCCGCCACCGCATTCTGACGGGCGTCAATCTGCTTGCCGACGCGGTCAAGGTCACGCTCGGTCCAAGGGGACGCAACGTCGTGCTCGAGCGATCGTTCGGCGCACCGACGGTCACCAAGGACGGCGTCACCGTGGCGAAGCAGATCGAACTGCGCGACCGGTTCGAGAACATGGGCGCCCAGATGGTCAGGCAGGTCGCCGCGAAGACCTCCGATGTCGCCGGTGATGGCACGACCACCGCCACCGTGCTGGCTCAGGTCATCGTGCGGGAAGGCATGAAGTACGTCGCGGCCGGCCTGAATCCGATGGACCTGAAGCGCGGCATCGACCAGGCCGCGGCGGTCGTCGTCGAGGAGCTCAGGAAGCTCTCGAGAGCCGTGACGACCAGCAAGGAAATCACCCAGGTCGGCGCCATCTCGGCGAATGCCGATGAGGAGATCGGCCGGATCATCGCCGAAGCGATGGAAAAGGTCGGCAAGGATGGCGCGATCACCCTTGAAGAAGGCAAGTCGCTGCAGAGCGAACTGGAGGTAGTCGAAGGCATGCAGTTCGATCGCGGCTGGCTCTCGCCATATTTCATCACCGATCCCGAGAAGCAACTCGCCGTGCTTGAGGAACCGTACATTCTCGTGCATGACCGGAAGATCTCGAGCATCCACGACTTGCTGCCCGTGCTGGAAGCGGTCGCCAAGGTGGGCAAGCCGTTGCTGATCATCGCCGAGGACGTCGAGGGTGAGGCCCTGACCACGCTCGTGGTGAACTCGCTGCGCGGCATCCTCAAGACGGTGGCGGTGAAGGCGCCGGGCTTCGGCGATCGACGCAAGGCGATGCTGGAAGACATCGCGACGCTGACCGGCGGCCTGGTGATTTCGGAGGAAACCGGCAAGCAGCTCGAGAAGGTGGCGCTGGAAGACCTCGGACGGGCCAAGCGGGTGGAGGTCGAGAAGGAGGCCACCACAATCATCGACGGCGCGGGTGACCGCAAGACGATCGATGGACGCATTCAGACGATCCGGCGCCAGATCGAAGAGACGACTAGCGACTTTGACAGGGAGAAGTTGCAGGAGCGCATCGCGAAGCTGTCCGGGGGCGTCGCGGTGATCAAGGTAGGGGCGGCCACCGAAGTCGAAATGAAGGAGAGGAAGGCGCGCGTGGAGGATGCGCTGCACGCCACGCGTGCGGCCGTCGAGGAAGGCATCGTGCCGGGCGGCGGCGTTGCGCTGTTGCGCGCTCGCGCGGCGCTCAAGGAACTACGGGGCGCCAACACCGACCAGGATGCCGGCATCAGGATCGTGCTGCGCGCTCTGGAGGAACCGCTGCGGCAGATCGCGTTGAACGCGGGCGAAGAGCCCTCGGTCGTGCTCAACCGGGTGCTGGAGCAGTCCGGCAACTTCGGCTGGAACGCGGCTACCGATACCTATGGCGACCTGATGGAGATGGGCGTGGTCGATCCAACGAAAGTGACGCGCACGACCCTGCAGAACGCCGCGTCGGTCGCCGGGCTGATCCTCACTACGGACGCGGTGGTGGCGGAGTTGCCGAAGGAAGAGGCCCGGCCCGCCGTGTCACCGCCCGAGATGGAGTATTGA
- a CDS encoding co-chaperone GroES produces the protein MKICPLHDRVVVRRQEQERRTAAGIVIPDTAAEKPDHGEVIVVGPGTRLEDGRRCEPDVKVGDRVLFGKYAGTAIKVEGEELLVMREADLLAVVTADSAS, from the coding sequence ATGAAAATCTGTCCTTTGCATGATCGGGTCGTGGTCAGGCGGCAGGAACAGGAGCGCAGGACCGCAGCAGGCATCGTCATCCCCGATACTGCTGCCGAAAAACCCGACCACGGAGAAGTGATTGTCGTCGGCCCCGGCACGCGGCTCGAGGATGGCCGCCGTTGCGAACCGGACGTCAAGGTGGGCGACCGCGTGCTGTTCGGCAAGTATGCCGGCACCGCCATCAAGGTCGAAGGCGAAGAGCTGCTGGTCATGCGCGAAGCTGACCTACTGGCGGTGGTGACCGCGGATTCCGCTTCATGA